The Chitinophaga lutea genome contains the following window.
GCTGCCGCCTGTGAATCCGGGAAGGTGAAAATGAATGGTTCCGCCGTGAAGGCGGCCCGTGCCGTCAATATCGGTGACCAGTACGAAGTGAAAACCGAAGCGAAACGCTGGAAAATAGAGGTGACGGGCCTGCTGGCCAACCGGATGCAGTATTCGGAGGCTATCAAGTTTTATATCGATATCACGCCGGAAGAGGACAAGCAGTACAACCAGCGCGTGGCCAGCAGCTTCCATACCGGCAAGCGCCCCAGCAAAATAGGCCGCCCCACCAAAAAGGAACGCCGCGATCTCGACGATTTTATGCAGGAAGATTAAATTCTTATTATTTTCGCACATTCAATTGATTCAATACAATGGCTAAACAAAGCGATGTTCTCAGCGCCGATTTCCTGGTGAAAGTGGCAGAAGAGTTTGGTACCCCGGTTTATGTGTACCATGCCGAAAAGATCAAAACCCAGTACGAGAAGTTAAAGAATGCCTTCAGCAAGGCGGACGCACGCTTTTTTTACGCCTGTAAAGCGCTCACGAACATCAACGTGCTGCGTTATATCAATTCCATCGGATGCGGGCTCGATACAGTGTCTATCCAGGAGGTGCAACTGGGCCTCAAGGCCGGCTTCGATCCGAAGAACATCATTTTCACTCCCAACTGCGTAGACCTCAGCGAGATCATCGCGGCCAAAGACCTGGGCGTGAACATCAATATCGACAACATTTCCATCCTGGAACAGTTCGGCAACAGGTTCGGGGGCAGCTATCCCATCTGCATCCGCCTGAACCCGCACATCATGGCCGGGGGGAACTTCAAAATATCCACCGGGCACGTAGACAGCAAGTTCGGTATTTCAATCCACCAGATCCGCCACATCGAGCGCATCATCAAATCCACCAAACTTAAGGTGACGGGCCTGCACATGCACACCGGTTCCGAGATCAAGGATGTGGACGTTTTCCTGCGCGGCGTGGAGATCATGTTCGAGCTCACCGAGCATTTTCCCGACCTTGAGTTCATCGACCTCGGCAGCGGCTTCAAAGTGGCCTACCAGCAGGGCGATCCTGAAACGGACATCGACCTGCTCGGTAAAAAACTCACCGATGCGTTCAACGGTTTTGCGAAATCTTACAAACGCCCGCTGCAGCTTTGGTTTGAGCCGGGCAAGTTCCTGGTGAGCCAGTGCGGTTATTTTGTGGTGAAAGCCAACGTGATCAAACAAACCACCGCTACCGTATTCGTAGGGGTGAATTCAGGTTTTAACCACCTGATCCGCCCGATGTTTTACGATTCATTCCATCTCATCAAAAATATCTCCAATCCCAAGGGCATTGACCGCATCTACACGGTAGTGGGGAATATCTGCGAAACCGACACTTTCGGCTGGGACCGCAAGATCAACGAAGTGCGGGAAGGCGACTACCTGGTGTTTTACAACGCCGGCGCCTATGGCTTTGAAATGTCGAGCAACTTCAACTCCCGCCTGAAGCCGGCAGAAGTGCTGGTGAAAAACGGGAAGCCCCACCTGATCCGCAAACGCGATACACTCGAGGATTTGCTGAAAAACCAGGTGGAAATCCCGATGTAGGCGTATGGAGGCGCTGATGCAATCGTTGCAGGAAAAGGGGTACGAGCCGCTGGCCCGGTATGGGTTCCGTGAGCTGGTCATCCCCCTGCGGGAAGGGCTGCAGACCAAAACTATTTACATTCGTTTATTCTGGTTCTTTTTTCTGCTGGGCTGCGTTGCCGCCGGCGTTTTCGCCGGGTGGGGCATCGGTTCCGGGGCATTGAAGTTCGGCGCTTTCTGCGGCTGGCTGCTGCTGGGGATTCCCGCCACCTTCCTGCTGGTACCGCTGCACGAAATGGTGCACGGCCTCATGTTCCGCTGGTACGGCGCCCGCGATGTGCGCTACGGCGTGATCTGGCGCTACCTGATGTTTTATGCCGTGGCACACGCCTACGTAGTGCATTACCGGCAGTTCCGATACATCGCCATGGCCCCGTTCGCGGTTATTTCACTGCTGTGCGCGGCTGTTTTTCCCTTTGTGGCGACCGGCTGGCAGGCCCTGCTGCTGGGGCTCTACTGCTTCCATACCCTGTGCTGCGCCGGTGATTTTGGGCTCTGCGCCTACTTTTACAAATACCGGGAACGGAAGCCCGTCAGTTTCGACGATGCGGACAACGGCATTTCCTATTTTTATGCCCTTCCT
Protein-coding sequences here:
- a CDS encoding RNA-binding S4 domain-containing protein, whose amino-acid sequence is MSAEKLRLDKYLWAIRIFKTRTQAAAACESGKVKMNGSAVKAARAVNIGDQYEVKTEAKRWKIEVTGLLANRMQYSEAIKFYIDITPEEDKQYNQRVASSFHTGKRPSKIGRPTKKERRDLDDFMQED
- the lysA gene encoding diaminopimelate decarboxylase; the encoded protein is MAKQSDVLSADFLVKVAEEFGTPVYVYHAEKIKTQYEKLKNAFSKADARFFYACKALTNINVLRYINSIGCGLDTVSIQEVQLGLKAGFDPKNIIFTPNCVDLSEIIAAKDLGVNINIDNISILEQFGNRFGGSYPICIRLNPHIMAGGNFKISTGHVDSKFGISIHQIRHIERIIKSTKLKVTGLHMHTGSEIKDVDVFLRGVEIMFELTEHFPDLEFIDLGSGFKVAYQQGDPETDIDLLGKKLTDAFNGFAKSYKRPLQLWFEPGKFLVSQCGYFVVKANVIKQTTATVFVGVNSGFNHLIRPMFYDSFHLIKNISNPKGIDRIYTVVGNICETDTFGWDRKINEVREGDYLVFYNAGAYGFEMSSNFNSRLKPAEVLVKNGKPHLIRKRDTLEDLLKNQVEIPM
- a CDS encoding DUF3267 domain-containing protein; this translates as MEALMQSLQEKGYEPLARYGFRELVIPLREGLQTKTIYIRLFWFFFLLGCVAAGVFAGWGIGSGALKFGAFCGWLLLGIPATFLLVPLHEMVHGLMFRWYGARDVRYGVIWRYLMFYAVAHAYVVHYRQFRYIAMAPFAVISLLCAAVFPFVATGWQALLLGLYCFHTLCCAGDFGLCAYFYKYRERKPVSFDDADNGISYFYALPEPSHMENA